A DNA window from Impatiens glandulifera chromosome 7, dImpGla2.1, whole genome shotgun sequence contains the following coding sequences:
- the LOC124945207 gene encoding acetyl-CoA acetyltransferase, cytosolic 1 — translation MAPAAATASSDSIKPRDVCIVGVARTPMGGFLGSLSTLTATKLGSIAIQSALERANVDPSLVQEVFFGNVLSANLGQAPARQAALGAKIPNTVVCTTINKVCASGMKATMLAAQSIQLGINDVVVAGGMESMSNCPKYLAEARKGSRFGHDSLVDGMLKDGLTDVYNDCGMGVCAELCADNHTISREDQDNFAIQSFERGIAAQENGAFAWEITPVEISGGRGRPSTIVDKDEGLGKFDAAKLRKLRPSFKETGGTVTAGNASSISDGAAALVLVSGDKALQLGLHVIAKITGYADAAQAPELFTTAPALAIPKAISNAGLNASQVDFYEINEAFAVVSLSNMKLLELDPAKVNVHGGAVSLGHPLGCSGARILVTLLGVLKQKNGKYGVGGVCNGGGGASALVVELV, via the exons ATGGCTCCAGCAGCTGCTACAGCATCTTCAGACTCGATCAAGCCTAGAG ATGTTTGCATTGTTGGTGTTGCAAGGACGCCTATGGGTGGTTTTCTTGGTTCTCTCTCAACCTTGACAGCCACCAAGCTTGGCTCTATAGCTATTCAAA GTGCTTTGGAAAGGGCTAATGTTGACCCATCACTTGTGCAAGAAGTTTTCTTTGGGAATGTGCTCAGTGCGAATTTGGGGCAGGCTCCCGCTAGGCAAGCAGCATTAGGAGCAAAAATACCTAACACAGTTGTTTGTACCACTATTAACAAAGTCTGTGCTTCTGGCATGAAAG CAACTATGCTTGCCGCACAAAGCATTCAATTGGGCATCAATGATGTTGTGGTGGCTGGTGGGATGGAAAGCATGTCTAACTGCCCCAAATACTTGGCAGAAGCAAG GAAAGGATCTAGATTTGGGCATGATAGCCTAGTTGATGGAATGTTGAAAGACGGATTAACGGATGTTTATAATGATTGTGGTATGGGAGTTTGTGCGGAACTATGTGCTGATAACCATACAATATCAAGAGAAGATCAG GATAATTTTGCTATTCAGAGTTTTGAGCGTGGTATTGCTGCTCAAGAGAATGGTGCTTTTGCATGGGAGATTACTCCT GTGGAGATTTCAGGGGGTAGAGGAAGGCCATCAACAATTGTTGACAAAGATGAAGGCCTCGGGAAG TTTGATGCTGCAAAGTTAAGGAAGCTCAGACCAAGTTTCAAAGAGACAGGAGGTACCGTCACTGCTGGGAATGCTTCTAGCATAAG TGATGGTGCTGCTGCTCTAGTCCTAGTGAGTGGAGACAAAGCCCTCCAGCTAGGGCTACATGTGATTGCCAAGATTACAGGCTATGCTGATGCTGCTCAG GCACCAGAATTGTTCACAACTGCGCCAGCCCTTGCGATACCAAAAGCAATTTCAAATGCTGGTTTAAACGCCTCTCAAGTCGATTTCTATGAAATTAATGAAGCCTTTGCA GTGGTGTCCCTCTCAAATATGAAGCTTCTTGAACTTGACCCA GCAAAAGTTAATGTACATGGTGGAGCAGTTTCTTTGGGACATCCCCTAGGTTGCAGTGGAGCCCGTATTTTGGTCACACTTTTAGGG GTTCTGAAGCAGAAAAATGGTAAATATGGAGTTGGTGGTGTCTGCAATGGAGGAGGAGGTGCATCAGCACTTGTTGTGGAGCTTGTGTAA